Proteins encoded by one window of Nicotiana tabacum cultivar K326 chromosome 10, ASM71507v2, whole genome shotgun sequence:
- the LOC107788965 gene encoding uncharacterized protein LOC107788965 — translation MEINAYQTRAELLLRSYMLSDSFVVYSSIIGGIFACKMVYDLSQIFSSIYFKGYAGLSKYQQVEWNNRSISTVHAIFITAMSLYLSFWSDLFSDDQLSGLVTMQSSTLSTVVLGVSLGYFLSDLAMIFWYYPSLGGFEYVVHHLLSMVAVTYAMLTGEGQLYVYMVLVSEATTPGINLRWYLDVAGLKKSKAYLLNGFMMVFAWLVARILLFIYLFYHVYLHYDQVKQMHSFGILLISVVPSVIGVMNLLWFWKIVKGLKKTLAKRH, via the exons ATGGAAATCAACGCTTACCAAACTCGCGCTGAGCTTCTTCTTCGAAGCTACATGCTTTCAGATTCTTTCGTTGTCTACTCTTCTATTATTGGTGGCATTTTCGCATGTAAAATG GTATATGATCTTAGCCAGATATTCTCCTCTATTTACTTTAAGGGCTATGCTGGCCTCTCAAAATACCAACAAGTTGAGTGGAATAACCG GTCCATATCTACGGTCCATGCTATTTTCATTACAGCCATGTCACTGTACTTGTCATTCTGGTCAGATCTTTTCTCTGATGATCAGCTCTCTGGCCTTGTCACTATGCAGAGTTCCACTTTATCAACCGTTGTATTGGGG GTTTCTTTGGGATATTTTCTTTCTGATCTCGCGATGATCTTTTGGTATTATCCTTCTTTAGGTGGATTTGAGTAT GTGGTTCATCACCTTCTTTCTATGGTGGCGGTAACATATGCAATGTTGACTGGTGAGGGGCAGCTTTATGTGTACATGGTTTTAGTTTCTGAGGCAACTACACCTGGGATCAACTTAAGATG GTATCTTGATGTAGCTGGATTGAAAAAGTCTAAAGCATACCTCCTAAATGGTTTCATGATGGTGTTTGCTTGGCTG GTTGCCAGAATATTGTTATTCATATACTTGTTCTACCACGTCTACCTCCACTACGATCAG GTTAAGCAGATGCATTCATTTGGGATTTTACTGATATCTGTTGTGCCATCGGTTATTGGTGTGATGAACTTGCTTTGGTTTTGGAAGATTGTGAAAGGACTTAAGAAGACTTTAGCAAAGAGGCACTGA